In one Nocardioides sp. NBC_00368 genomic region, the following are encoded:
- a CDS encoding MGDG synthase family glycosyltransferase, giving the protein MSIDSERLRPLLHLGPGATPRVAIISASYGAGHNSASREISRTLGEAGCDVEIFDFVDLMPWRLGHSLKVGYKMQLQVSPDSWGTTMSLVMPGRPLHKPFNRFLRLSTRKITEAMHGADLVISTHPFCSQVIGHLRTIGQLTVPAVTYLTDAAVPALWINPGIDLNLAIHEVAAREARMLGGNAAVVQPLVPPGAAYVPGQVFPDPLADLHLTGPRALVTGGSLGAGALEQTALDILEHSDMTPIVLCATDPCLKRRLERIPGVVALGWRTDVRALMATSDCVVQNAGGFTSLEALASGTPVITYRSISGHGAANSANLDRAGLIPWARDEIELAKHLVVAAESPRFNRLALGVPDIVQILTDSYDETAVA; this is encoded by the coding sequence ATGTCCATCGACTCGGAGCGGCTCAGGCCCCTCCTCCACCTCGGGCCAGGCGCGACACCTCGCGTGGCGATCATCTCGGCGAGCTACGGCGCCGGCCACAACTCGGCCTCCCGGGAGATCTCCCGAACGCTCGGAGAGGCCGGATGCGACGTCGAGATCTTCGACTTCGTCGACCTGATGCCCTGGCGGCTCGGGCACAGTCTGAAGGTCGGCTACAAGATGCAGCTCCAGGTCAGCCCCGACTCCTGGGGCACCACGATGAGCCTGGTCATGCCGGGACGTCCGCTCCACAAGCCTTTCAACCGCTTCCTCCGGCTCTCCACGCGCAAGATCACCGAGGCCATGCATGGCGCGGACCTGGTCATCTCCACCCACCCGTTCTGCTCCCAGGTCATCGGCCACCTGCGCACCATCGGGCAGCTCACCGTTCCCGCCGTCACCTACCTCACCGACGCCGCGGTCCCCGCGCTGTGGATCAACCCCGGCATCGACCTCAACCTCGCCATCCACGAGGTCGCCGCCCGCGAGGCGCGCATGCTCGGCGGCAACGCGGCGGTGGTCCAGCCGCTCGTCCCACCGGGGGCGGCGTACGTCCCGGGGCAGGTCTTCCCCGACCCGCTGGCCGACCTCCACCTGACGGGCCCGCGGGCGCTGGTCACCGGTGGCTCGCTGGGCGCCGGCGCACTCGAGCAGACCGCCCTCGACATCCTCGAGCACAGCGACATGACCCCGATCGTCCTCTGCGCGACCGACCCCTGTCTCAAGCGCCGTCTGGAGCGGATCCCCGGCGTGGTGGCGCTCGGCTGGCGCACCGACGTACGCGCCCTGATGGCGACCAGCGACTGCGTCGTCCAGAACGCCGGCGGCTTCACCTCGCTCGAGGCCCTGGCCTCGGGCACCCCGGTGATCACCTACCGCTCGATCTCCGGCCACGGGGCGGCCAACTCGGCCAACCTGGACCGCGCCGGGCTGATCCCGTGGGCCCGCGACGAGATCGAGCTCGCCAAGCACCTGGTCGTCGCTGCCGAGTCGCCCCGGTTCAACCGGCTCGCCCTCGGCGTCCCCGACATCGTCCAGATCCTCACCGACAGCTACGACGAGACGGCGGTCGCCTAG
- a CDS encoding alpha/beta hydrolase family protein, which yields MAEKVTFKSTSGPMLAGLIDLPEGEVRGWGVFSHGFTLGKDSPAAARICKQLAAEGIGMLRFDNLGLGDSEGDWGDGSFTHKVADTVEATRFMAERGTRAELLVGHSFGGAAVLAAANESIGVDAVATVGAPFQPAHVEHNYDAVLSRVMEEGESPWMAGGKSLTLRKAFVHDVRRADLRHKIMQLKKPLLVMHSPTDTTVGIENASDIFNTARHPRSFVALEGSDHLLTKRGQAQRAARIISAWADQYLND from the coding sequence GTGGCTGAGAAGGTGACCTTCAAGAGTACGTCCGGACCCATGCTGGCCGGTCTCATCGACCTGCCCGAGGGTGAGGTGCGTGGCTGGGGAGTGTTCAGCCACGGCTTCACCCTCGGGAAGGACTCTCCGGCCGCCGCGCGGATCTGCAAGCAGCTGGCCGCCGAGGGCATCGGGATGCTGCGCTTCGACAACCTCGGGCTGGGTGACTCCGAGGGCGACTGGGGCGACGGCTCCTTCACCCACAAGGTCGCCGACACCGTCGAGGCCACCCGCTTCATGGCCGAGCGCGGCACCCGTGCCGAGCTGCTCGTCGGCCACTCCTTCGGCGGCGCCGCGGTTCTGGCCGCGGCCAACGAGTCGATCGGGGTCGACGCCGTGGCCACCGTCGGTGCCCCGTTCCAGCCGGCCCACGTCGAGCACAACTACGACGCCGTGCTCTCCCGGGTCATGGAGGAGGGCGAGTCGCCGTGGATGGCGGGCGGCAAGTCGCTGACCCTGCGCAAGGCCTTCGTCCATGACGTACGCCGCGCCGACCTGCGCCACAAGATCATGCAGCTCAAGAAGCCGCTCCTGGTCATGCACAGCCCCACCGACACCACGGTCGGCATCGAGAACGCCTCCGACATCTTCAACACCGCCCGCCACCCGCGCTCCTTCGTGGCGCTCGAGGGCTCCGACCACCTCCTCACCAAGCGGGGCCAGGCCCAGCGCGCCGCCCGGATCATCTCGGCCTGGGCGGATCAGTACCTGAACGACTGA
- a CDS encoding ribonuclease HI, producing MRCFIVVKERSDAERWDWVLAGPGLHAAGSLGARGTEDAIIAAVGAAYDSLIRLAPVQIVVALPSNSRFWMLTDEIADAYPGVTVVPFVEDDADIRAEAVEALAVHRAGPLPPLVVATDGSAHRGFIGWGWLAGDGQHGFGRQVPNARIRDPHSLVVLAELQAIAEAVRALPRRTLTIRTDSRVALALIEDWLRGEESMPKGYETEHRAELAGLTRMHDELCRESERLSFEWVRGHVGEALNEGADSLAKLARRFAEGTWGLTADEIPGRARAIAETFAAPLASGSASAG from the coding sequence ATGCGTTGCTTCATCGTCGTCAAGGAGCGCAGCGACGCCGAGAGATGGGACTGGGTTCTGGCCGGTCCCGGGCTGCACGCGGCCGGATCGCTGGGAGCCCGCGGGACCGAGGACGCGATCATCGCGGCGGTCGGGGCTGCGTACGACTCCCTCATCCGGCTCGCTCCGGTGCAGATCGTGGTCGCGCTGCCGTCCAACTCGCGGTTCTGGATGCTGACCGACGAGATCGCGGACGCCTATCCAGGGGTCACCGTGGTGCCGTTCGTCGAGGACGACGCGGACATCCGTGCCGAGGCCGTGGAGGCGCTCGCGGTCCATCGGGCCGGCCCGCTGCCGCCGCTGGTGGTGGCGACCGACGGCTCGGCGCATCGCGGGTTCATCGGGTGGGGATGGCTCGCCGGTGACGGCCAGCACGGCTTCGGGCGGCAGGTGCCCAACGCCCGGATCCGGGACCCGCACTCACTGGTGGTGCTGGCCGAGCTGCAGGCGATCGCGGAGGCGGTGCGGGCGCTGCCGCGGCGCACGCTGACCATCCGGACCGACTCGCGCGTCGCGCTCGCGCTGATCGAGGACTGGCTGCGCGGCGAGGAGTCGATGCCGAAGGGCTACGAGACCGAGCACCGCGCCGAGCTCGCCGGCCTGACCCGGATGCACGACGAGCTCTGTCGCGAGTCCGAGCGGCTCTCGTTCGAGTGGGTACGCGGCCATGTCGGCGAGGCGCTCAACGAGGGCGCCGACTCGCTGGCGAAGCTGGCTCGGCGCTTCGCCGAGGGCACCTGGGGGCTGACCGCCGACGAGATCCCCGGCAGGGCGCGGGCGATCGCGGAGACCTTCGCCGCACCGTTGGCCTCCGGGTCCGCCTCGGCCGGGTAG
- a CDS encoding amidohydrolase family protein, with product MNPPTVTIAPDEPAQIRARLDALGLDGIFDVHTHFLPQRMLDKVWAYFDSAGPLTGRAWPIAYRHSEEERLRVLRDLGVRRFSALTYPHKPGMAAWLNEWGAEFAADKPDCLQSATFYPEPGAGDYVREAVEAGAQIFKAHVQVGDYDPNSPLLDPVWEALSESRTPLVIHSGHGPAPGRFTGPAGMEALLGRFPDLALIVAHMGLPDYARFLDLAEKYDGVHLDTTMAFTAFTEASTPFPAEDLPRLKALGERVLFGSDFPNIPYPYLEAVDGVLGLGLGDEWARGVLYENAARLFGPPSGR from the coding sequence GTGAATCCTCCGACGGTCACCATCGCCCCGGACGAGCCCGCGCAGATCCGCGCGCGGCTCGATGCGCTGGGCCTGGACGGCATCTTCGACGTACACACCCACTTCCTGCCCCAGCGGATGCTCGACAAGGTGTGGGCCTACTTCGACTCGGCCGGTCCGCTGACCGGCCGGGCGTGGCCGATCGCCTATCGGCACTCCGAGGAGGAGCGGCTCCGGGTGCTGCGAGACCTCGGCGTACGTCGCTTCTCGGCGCTCACCTATCCGCACAAGCCCGGGATGGCGGCGTGGCTGAACGAGTGGGGCGCGGAGTTCGCGGCGGACAAGCCGGACTGCCTGCAGTCGGCGACGTTCTACCCGGAACCGGGTGCCGGGGACTACGTACGGGAGGCGGTCGAGGCCGGCGCGCAGATCTTCAAGGCACACGTCCAGGTCGGTGACTACGACCCCAACTCGCCGCTCCTGGACCCGGTCTGGGAGGCGCTGTCGGAGTCGCGTACGCCGCTGGTGATCCACTCCGGCCACGGGCCCGCTCCGGGGCGGTTCACCGGTCCGGCCGGGATGGAGGCGCTGCTCGGCCGCTTTCCCGATCTGGCGCTGATCGTCGCTCACATGGGTCTGCCGGACTATGCGCGGTTCCTCGACCTCGCGGAGAAGTACGACGGGGTGCACCTGGACACGACGATGGCGTTCACCGCGTTCACCGAGGCTTCGACGCCGTTCCCGGCCGAGGATCTGCCGCGGCTGAAGGCGCTGGGGGAGCGGGTGCTGTTCGGGAGCGACTTCCCGAACATCCCCTATCCCTACCTCGAGGCAGTCGACGGAGTGCTCGGCCTCGGGCTCGGGGACGAATGGGCGCGCGGGGTGCTCTACGAGAACGCCGCGCGACTCTTCGGACCGCCCTCGGGCCGCTAG
- a CDS encoding NAD-dependent succinate-semialdehyde dehydrogenase: MSTTPPYQVTDPATGEVIETFPFATDAEVEEALERSMKAYAAWRSTPIEERSAIVKRAADLFTERAAELGAIIRTEMGKKTSSGAGEAEFSGEITAYYADHGPELLAETDLPGHEGKAVIQRLPLGPVLGVMPWNYPYYQVARFAAPNLVAGNTVILKHAENCPRSSAAIAKIFEDAGLPAGVYQNLYATHEQIATMIADPRVRAVSLTGSERAGTAVAEAAGRNLKKVVLELGGSDPYIILDSDDIDEAAETAWATRMENVGQVCNGNKRMIVNEGVYDDFVAALTKRAAAMKPLEGEDGDDTVYSPLVARKAAEALRAQIQDAVDKGATLHAGGEISDGPDAFFAPAVLTDVTPEMRAYTEELFGPVAVVYKVSTDEEAVELANAVEYGLGGAVFSTDEARAIAVAQQLDVGMANVNTPAGEGADVPFGGTKRSGFGRELGPLGIDEFLNKRLFYVER; encoded by the coding sequence ATGAGCACCACGCCTCCGTACCAGGTGACCGACCCCGCCACGGGTGAAGTGATCGAGACCTTCCCGTTCGCCACCGACGCCGAGGTGGAGGAGGCGCTGGAGCGGTCCATGAAGGCGTACGCAGCCTGGCGCTCGACCCCGATCGAGGAGCGCTCCGCGATCGTGAAGCGCGCGGCGGACCTCTTCACCGAGCGCGCCGCGGAGCTCGGCGCGATCATCCGCACCGAGATGGGCAAGAAGACCTCCTCGGGCGCGGGCGAGGCCGAGTTCTCGGGCGAGATCACCGCCTACTACGCCGACCACGGCCCCGAGCTGCTCGCCGAGACCGACCTGCCCGGCCACGAGGGCAAGGCGGTCATCCAGCGCCTCCCGCTCGGCCCGGTCCTCGGCGTGATGCCCTGGAACTACCCCTACTACCAGGTCGCCCGCTTCGCCGCTCCCAACCTGGTCGCCGGCAACACCGTCATCCTCAAGCACGCCGAGAACTGCCCGCGCTCCTCGGCCGCGATCGCGAAGATCTTCGAGGACGCCGGTCTTCCCGCGGGCGTCTACCAGAACCTCTACGCCACCCACGAGCAGATCGCCACGATGATCGCCGACCCGCGGGTGCGCGCCGTGTCCCTGACCGGCTCCGAGCGCGCCGGCACCGCGGTCGCGGAGGCCGCCGGCCGCAACCTGAAGAAGGTCGTCCTGGAGCTGGGCGGGTCTGACCCATACATCATCCTCGACTCCGACGACATCGACGAGGCCGCCGAGACCGCCTGGGCGACCCGGATGGAGAACGTCGGCCAGGTCTGCAACGGCAACAAGCGGATGATCGTCAACGAGGGCGTCTACGACGACTTCGTCGCGGCCCTCACCAAGCGCGCCGCCGCGATGAAGCCGCTCGAGGGCGAGGACGGCGACGACACCGTCTACTCCCCGCTGGTGGCCCGCAAGGCCGCAGAGGCGCTGCGCGCGCAGATCCAGGATGCGGTCGACAAGGGCGCCACGCTGCACGCCGGCGGCGAGATCTCCGACGGGCCCGACGCGTTCTTCGCTCCTGCCGTCCTCACCGACGTCACGCCGGAGATGCGCGCCTACACCGAGGAGCTCTTCGGCCCGGTCGCCGTGGTCTACAAGGTGAGCACGGACGAGGAGGCCGTCGAGCTGGCCAACGCGGTCGAGTACGGCCTCGGCGGTGCCGTCTTCTCCACCGACGAGGCCCGCGCGATCGCCGTCGCCCAGCAGCTCGACGTCGGCATGGCCAACGTCAACACCCCGGCCGGCGAGGGTGCCGACGTCCCCTTCGGCGGCACCAAGCGCTCCGGTTTCGGACGTGAGCTCGGTCCGCTCGGGATCGACGAGTTCCTCAACAAGCGCCTGTTCTACGTCGAGCGCTGA
- a CDS encoding acyl-CoA thioesterase domain-containing protein: MDLAFFRRTDDGFEPTLMARSMWADDHMHGVAASGLIARGLEDQIEDLGRASELVPARYHVDLFRPPRMVSTRIRTSVVRNGPRIALLDAEMVQSSGDGSEQVVARATCTYLLAGENPAGEVWSATERATPPPLSVAPPTSEPHVPFFVSDNPWSDDFGKHQNSGRHVTWQVAVPTVAGEPMTPFQTVASIADATSMVTNWGSNGVEWINTDISLALARRPAGMEVGLATIDHVAHEGISVGTAEVFDREGTIGTATVTALANAKRTVDFTAPVEGGPATPV; this comes from the coding sequence ATGGATCTCGCATTCTTCCGGCGCACCGATGACGGCTTCGAGCCTACGCTGATGGCTCGCAGCATGTGGGCCGACGACCACATGCACGGAGTGGCCGCCAGCGGCCTGATCGCCCGCGGCCTCGAGGACCAGATCGAGGACCTCGGCCGCGCCTCCGAACTGGTGCCGGCGCGCTATCACGTCGACCTGTTCCGGCCGCCGCGGATGGTCTCGACGAGGATCCGGACGAGCGTCGTACGCAACGGCCCCCGCATCGCGCTGCTCGACGCCGAGATGGTCCAGTCGTCCGGGGACGGCTCGGAACAGGTCGTCGCGCGGGCGACCTGCACCTACCTGCTCGCCGGGGAGAACCCGGCCGGGGAGGTCTGGTCGGCGACCGAGCGCGCCACTCCCCCGCCGCTCTCGGTGGCACCGCCGACCTCGGAACCCCACGTACCCTTCTTCGTCTCCGACAACCCCTGGTCCGACGACTTCGGCAAGCACCAGAACTCCGGGCGCCACGTCACCTGGCAGGTCGCGGTCCCGACCGTCGCCGGCGAGCCGATGACCCCGTTCCAGACCGTGGCCTCCATCGCCGACGCCACCTCGATGGTCACCAACTGGGGCAGCAACGGCGTCGAGTGGATCAACACCGACATCTCCCTCGCCCTCGCCCGCCGCCCCGCCGGCATGGAGGTCGGCCTCGCCACCATCGACCACGTCGCCCACGAGGGCATCTCCGTCGGCACCGCCGAGGTCTTCGACCGCGAGGGCACCATCGGCACCGCCACCGTCACCGCCCTCGCCAACGCCAAGCGCACCGTCGACTTCACCGCTCCTGTCGAGGGTGGGCCCGCGACCCCGGTCTAG
- a CDS encoding Eco57I restriction-modification methylase domain-containing protein, with the protein MITARALRTRARSAVAELGGGPSAVAAVMRRVVAAFAEARGVVLTDAALDEAGMLSVTDGSPPDHLLSDHLFPDGTGADDLVLEEIGYVYEALLEDSSRRDNGAHYTPPELADEVVAHTLAPIAAPDATVVDIAAGTGVFLLASARYLAASCQVPMAEVVGRCLYGADIDPVAVDIAKLSLWLLCEDPSLPLTFLDDRILCGNSLVGLVDAEGLPAGLADPTAYADAMVAVALPLGGRPGKRLEEAYATLGRARRLPVPAVRPIHWALVAPEVMARGGFDAVVGNPPYLGVKRVRDAIGQQLRDYLAHTLAAGTTRRADYVIYFLLRAAALSRGEIGLITTDSISEGDTARFGLGALLDRGWQVARAERSAPWPTAGVRFAKIWLTTRPLDSAWLDGRSVPAITGTLEDGFSLPEPARLDLDVPLPHGYQGTIVLGRSLVLTPSDAQKLGGGPLGHTVRPYLSGEDLVTPCGSTASRFVLDLGKLGLEELAEDRALARLVRSKVRAERRRHFVKYPQLKERWWGFLSPVDELYRDAAGLSHVIAFSKHSKHLWPVLVGADHVFSNGLVVYPTQDAAAYAFLASDLHRVWAMRAGGTMLNTAYRYNPSRLRATYPFPVDLAPLRPAGEALLAALDRVGIERRLGITGVLNLVGDPGAHDPATIDLRQAITDVNHATARLHGIDESLATPDLTPSGFGLTPIRQRALMAELVAQNLALAESAELAAEK; encoded by the coding sequence GTGATCACGGCCCGAGCACTGCGCACCCGTGCGCGGTCGGCGGTGGCCGAGCTGGGCGGCGGCCCCTCGGCGGTGGCCGCCGTGATGCGCCGGGTCGTGGCGGCGTTCGCGGAGGCGCGGGGCGTGGTGCTCACCGACGCGGCTCTGGACGAGGCAGGGATGCTGTCTGTCACAGATGGTTCGCCACCGGATCATCTGCTGTCGGACCATCTTTTCCCGGACGGGACGGGAGCGGACGATCTGGTCCTGGAGGAGATCGGCTACGTCTACGAGGCGCTGCTCGAGGACTCCTCCCGGCGCGACAACGGCGCCCACTACACCCCGCCCGAGCTCGCCGACGAGGTCGTCGCGCACACCCTGGCGCCGATCGCCGCCCCCGATGCGACCGTCGTCGACATCGCCGCCGGGACCGGCGTCTTCCTCCTCGCCTCCGCCCGCTACCTGGCGGCGTCGTGCCAGGTGCCGATGGCCGAGGTCGTCGGCCGATGTCTCTACGGTGCCGACATCGACCCGGTCGCGGTCGACATCGCGAAGCTGTCGCTCTGGCTGCTCTGCGAGGACCCCTCGCTGCCGTTGACCTTCCTCGACGACCGGATCCTGTGCGGCAACTCGCTGGTCGGGCTCGTCGACGCCGAGGGGCTGCCGGCCGGCCTCGCCGACCCGACGGCCTACGCCGACGCGATGGTCGCGGTCGCGCTGCCGCTGGGCGGCCGACCGGGGAAACGGCTGGAGGAGGCGTACGCCACGCTGGGCCGCGCCCGGCGCCTGCCCGTTCCCGCGGTCCGGCCGATCCACTGGGCGCTGGTCGCGCCCGAGGTGATGGCGCGCGGCGGCTTCGACGCGGTGGTCGGCAACCCGCCCTACCTCGGGGTGAAGCGGGTCCGCGACGCGATCGGCCAGCAGCTGCGTGACTATCTCGCGCACACGCTCGCCGCCGGCACGACGCGGCGGGCCGACTACGTCATCTACTTCCTGCTCCGCGCCGCTGCGCTCAGCCGAGGTGAGATCGGCCTGATCACGACCGACTCGATCAGCGAGGGTGACACCGCGCGGTTCGGGCTCGGCGCGCTGCTCGACCGCGGCTGGCAGGTCGCTCGGGCGGAGCGGTCGGCCCCGTGGCCGACGGCAGGCGTGCGGTTCGCGAAGATCTGGCTCACCACCCGGCCGCTCGACAGCGCGTGGCTCGACGGCCGCTCGGTCCCCGCGATCACCGGGACGCTCGAGGACGGCTTCTCGCTCCCGGAGCCGGCGCGGCTGGACCTCGACGTCCCGCTGCCGCACGGCTACCAGGGCACCATCGTGCTCGGGCGCTCGCTGGTGCTGACCCCGTCCGACGCGCAGAAGCTCGGCGGCGGCCCCCTCGGCCACACCGTGCGGCCGTATCTGAGCGGCGAGGACCTGGTCACTCCGTGCGGCTCAACGGCCTCCCGCTTCGTGCTCGACCTCGGCAAGCTCGGCCTCGAGGAGCTCGCCGAGGACCGCGCGCTCGCGCGCCTGGTGCGGTCCAAGGTGCGGGCCGAGCGCCGCCGCCACTTCGTGAAGTACCCCCAGCTGAAGGAGCGCTGGTGGGGCTTCCTCAGCCCGGTCGACGAGCTCTACCGCGACGCCGCCGGGCTGTCGCACGTCATCGCGTTCAGCAAGCACAGCAAGCACCTGTGGCCGGTGCTGGTCGGTGCCGACCACGTGTTCTCCAACGGACTGGTCGTCTACCCGACGCAGGACGCGGCTGCGTACGCCTTCCTGGCCTCCGACCTCCACCGCGTCTGGGCGATGCGCGCCGGCGGCACCATGCTCAACACCGCCTACCGCTACAACCCCTCGCGCCTGCGTGCCACCTACCCGTTCCCGGTCGATCTCGCGCCGCTCCGCCCGGCCGGCGAGGCGCTCCTGGCGGCTCTGGACCGGGTCGGCATCGAGCGCCGGCTCGGCATCACCGGCGTACTCAACCTCGTCGGCGACCCCGGCGCCCATGACCCCGCCACCATCGACCTCCGGCAGGCCATCACCGACGTCAACCACGCCACCGCCCGCCTGCACGGCATCGACGAGTCCCTGGCCACCCCCGACCTGACCCCGTCCGGCTTCGGCCTCACTCCGATCCGCCAGCGAGCCCTCATGGCCGAGCTCGTCGCCCAGAACCTAGCCCTCGCCGAATCTGCAGAATTGGCGGCCGAGAAGTGA
- a CDS encoding AMP-dependent synthetase/ligase: MPDVLADRAALESQIGDQTMVDVLAKVVAERGAEPAFSDRHTVDGTGWRTLTWGELHQRARGLAAAYIKAGLQPGESVAIMAANRIEHILADLAAVLAGGVPISIYNTLAPDQVGYVAEHADPRIVVLETDDHVARWALGLKREEILRVVTIDTAVADDPRAVAWDDFVASGAAALDGVDGVGEELDARSAAVTPDDTVTMLYTSGTTGQPKGVVLTHRNIVFETTSSLSTSGIEEPGILVSYLPFAHIAERVLSLYIPQFNGGHVYLIQDPTLLLSTLQEVHPTSFFGVPRVWEKIRTGVTALLAAETDDAKREAVEKAMAVGLAYVESQQTGQTTSPELQAQFEQADAAVLSTMRALLGLDKVEWAASAAAPMPLEVAKFFAGLGIKVYDVYGMTETTGAATANGPDGFRLGTVGRAHPGIEVRIAQDGEILFRGPITTPGYVRRPEATAALLDDDGWLHTGDIGSLDEDGFLSVVDRKKEMIINSAGKNIAPSNIENLLKESPLVGHAMVVGDGRSYVVAVLTLDGEIAPVVAQKLGVEAGSLAELAQHPVIRGAVGQAVEAANARLSRPEQVKAFELLGEEWTAESEELTPTLKLKRRVVSKKYADIIDGLYAAEQ; the protein is encoded by the coding sequence ATGCCCGACGTCCTCGCCGACCGCGCCGCCCTCGAGTCCCAGATCGGCGACCAGACCATGGTCGACGTGCTTGCCAAGGTGGTCGCCGAGCGCGGCGCCGAGCCGGCCTTCTCCGACCGGCACACCGTCGACGGCACGGGCTGGCGCACCCTGACCTGGGGCGAGCTGCACCAGCGCGCCCGCGGGCTGGCCGCCGCCTACATCAAGGCCGGTCTCCAGCCGGGAGAGTCGGTCGCGATCATGGCCGCCAACCGCATCGAGCACATCCTCGCCGACCTGGCGGCCGTGCTCGCGGGAGGTGTGCCGATCAGCATCTACAACACCCTCGCGCCCGACCAGGTGGGCTACGTCGCCGAGCACGCGGACCCGCGGATCGTGGTGCTGGAGACCGACGACCACGTCGCCCGCTGGGCGCTCGGGCTGAAGCGGGAGGAGATCCTCCGCGTCGTCACCATAGACACCGCGGTGGCCGACGACCCGCGGGCGGTCGCCTGGGACGACTTCGTCGCCTCCGGGGCGGCGGCGCTCGACGGAGTCGACGGGGTCGGCGAGGAGCTGGACGCGCGCAGCGCGGCGGTGACCCCGGACGACACCGTCACGATGCTCTACACCTCGGGCACCACCGGGCAGCCCAAGGGCGTGGTGCTCACCCACCGCAACATCGTCTTCGAGACCACCAGCTCGCTGTCGACCTCGGGGATCGAGGAGCCGGGGATCCTGGTCTCCTACCTGCCGTTCGCGCACATCGCCGAGCGGGTGCTCAGCCTCTACATCCCGCAGTTCAACGGCGGCCACGTCTATCTCATCCAGGACCCCACGCTGCTGCTCAGCACGCTGCAGGAGGTGCACCCGACCAGCTTCTTCGGGGTCCCGCGGGTGTGGGAGAAGATCCGCACCGGCGTCACCGCCCTGCTCGCCGCCGAGACCGACGACGCCAAGCGGGAGGCCGTGGAGAAGGCGATGGCGGTCGGCCTGGCCTACGTCGAGTCGCAGCAGACCGGGCAGACCACCTCGCCCGAGCTGCAGGCTCAGTTCGAGCAGGCGGACGCCGCGGTCCTCTCGACCATGCGTGCCCTGCTCGGGCTCGACAAGGTCGAGTGGGCGGCGAGCGCGGCCGCGCCGATGCCGCTCGAGGTCGCGAAGTTCTTCGCCGGGCTGGGGATCAAGGTCTACGACGTCTACGGGATGACCGAGACCACCGGTGCCGCGACCGCCAACGGGCCCGACGGCTTCCGGCTCGGCACGGTCGGCCGGGCTCATCCCGGGATCGAGGTGCGCATCGCACAGGACGGCGAGATCCTGTTCCGCGGTCCCATCACGACCCCCGGCTACGTACGTCGGCCGGAGGCGACGGCAGCGCTCCTCGACGACGACGGCTGGCTGCACACCGGCGATATCGGCTCGCTCGACGAGGACGGCTTCCTCAGCGTCGTCGACCGCAAGAAGGAGATGATCATCAACTCCGCGGGCAAGAACATCGCCCCGTCCAACATCGAGAACCTCCTCAAGGAGAGCCCGCTGGTCGGCCACGCGATGGTGGTCGGTGACGGCCGTTCGTACGTCGTCGCCGTGCTCACCCTCGACGGCGAGATCGCTCCAGTGGTCGCTCAGAAGCTCGGCGTCGAGGCCGGCTCGCTCGCCGAGCTGGCTCAGCACCCGGTCATCCGGGGCGCGGTGGGTCAGGCGGTCGAGGCGGCCAACGCCCGGCTGTCGCGGCCCGAGCAGGTCAAGGCCTTCGAGCTGCTCGGCGAGGAGTGGACCGCCGAGTCCGAGGAGCTCACCCCGACCCTGAAGCTCAAGCGGCGCGTGGTGAGCAAGAAGTACGCCGACATCATCGACGGGCTCTACGCCGCGGAGCAGTAA